Proteins from a single region of Candidatus Tiamatella incendiivivens:
- the ilvA gene encoding threonine ammonia-lyase, producing MNIEEIFRDAIQAREVLSKAIHTTPLDFSATYSKIVGARVFLKLENLQKTGSFKVRGAYYRIWSIPREERKGVVAASAGNHAQGVAFAASRQGISSIIVMPETAPISKIEATRNYGAEVVLYGRVYDDALKKAMEIVEEKGYTFIHPFDDPKVIAGQGTILLEAFKQLGEPPDTIITPVGGGGLASGLITVARHLWGNKTRIIGVEPSYAPKFTESLKYGHPIKVPAHPGIMDGLVVKIPGELTFEIISSYIDEVITVDDKEVSEAIYLLLERNKTLAEGAGAAPLAAMLTGKVEVRKDEKVLLIISGGNIDPTRLVRVINYELGRGRRIVRLEGLIPDEPGSLNRVLELLALARLNIIDVRHDRISLVLEPGWAKIEVYAEAPSGKSVNNVLEKLNGEGFPFKLLSY from the coding sequence ATGAATATTGAAGAGATTTTTAGGGATGCTATTCAAGCACGGGAAGTATTGTCAAAAGCCATACATACTACGCCACTCGATTTCTCTGCAACATACTCGAAAATCGTCGGAGCAAGGGTGTTCCTGAAGCTTGAGAATTTACAGAAGACGGGATCCTTCAAGGTGAGAGGCGCGTACTATAGGATATGGAGTATTCCTAGAGAGGAAAGAAAGGGGGTTGTTGCTGCGAGTGCAGGAAATCATGCTCAGGGTGTAGCATTTGCAGCATCGAGGCAAGGCATTTCATCTATTATCGTTATGCCTGAGACAGCTCCTATCTCAAAGATCGAGGCTACTAGGAATTATGGTGCTGAAGTGGTATTGTATGGAAGAGTGTATGATGATGCATTGAAAAAAGCAATGGAGATTGTAGAAGAGAAGGGGTATACGTTTATTCACCCTTTCGATGACCCGAAAGTAATAGCGGGTCAGGGGACTATTCTTCTCGAAGCCTTTAAGCAACTTGGAGAACCGCCAGACACTATTATAACTCCTGTTGGAGGAGGAGGCTTAGCGTCTGGTCTAATAACTGTGGCTAGGCATTTATGGGGTAATAAAACGAGGATAATAGGCGTTGAACCTAGTTATGCTCCAAAGTTCACTGAGAGCCTAAAGTATGGGCATCCTATTAAGGTTCCCGCTCATCCCGGTATTATGGATGGACTGGTAGTTAAGATTCCCGGGGAATTAACGTTCGAGATTATATCCAGCTATATAGATGAGGTGATTACAGTGGATGATAAAGAGGTAAGCGAAGCAATTTACCTGCTTCTCGAGCGTAACAAAACTTTGGCTGAGGGAGCAGGTGCAGCTCCTCTCGCAGCTATGTTAACTGGTAAAGTCGAGGTTAGGAAAGATGAGAAAGTCCTACTCATAATATCCGGCGGCAATATTGATCCAACCAGGCTTGTGCGGGTGATCAACTATGAGCTTGGAAGAGGGCGTAGGATAGTTAGATTAGAAGGATTAATACCGGATGAACCCGGATCCCTGAATAGGGTTTTGGAATTACTAGCCCTAGCAAGGCTCAATATCATAGACGTCAGGCACGACAGAATAAGCCTGGTCTTAGAACCTGGATGGGCAAAGATAGAAGTTTACGCTGAAGCCCCCAGTGGGAAGTCAGTTAATAATGTTTTAGAGAAACTTAATGGTGAGGGATTCCCCTTCAAGTTATTGAGTTATTGA